Proteins from one Triticum aestivum cultivar Chinese Spring chromosome 7A, IWGSC CS RefSeq v2.1, whole genome shotgun sequence genomic window:
- the LOC123150743 gene encoding aspartic proteinase nepenthesin-1 has translation MQYSVCNSTMKDWPVSPPFPCVLLFLTFLFASSVAEPVAMRADLTHVDSGRGFTKHELLSRMAARSKVRMATLRSSGSAPAVTVPVARGGLDVGFSEYLVHLGVGTPRPQRVALTLDTGSDLVWTQCACAACFDQPFPVLRASASSTFRRVPCSDPLCGHAVYLPVSGCAARDRSCLYAYGYGDNSVTTGKVVEDTFTFNALGGKKHAAVAVPNLRFGCGMLNVGLFKSNESGIAGFGRGPLSLPSQLKVGRFSYCFTAIIESRTSPVFLGGRPDNLEAHATGPIQSTPFAPGPAGAPVGSSPFYYLSLRGVTVGKTRLPFNASAFALKGDGSGGTIIDSGTAITTFPQAVFQSLREAFVAQVQLPVANGYTDADGRLCFSLPAMKKAPAVPKLILHLEGADWDLPRDNYVLDNDDDGTGAGRELCVVISSAGKSDQTTIGNFQQQNTHIVYDLESDKMVFAPARCDKL, from the coding sequence ATGCAGTATAGCGTCTGCAACTCCACCATGAAAGACTGGCCAGTGTCGCCGCCTTTTCCCTGCGTTCTTCTCTTCCTGACGTTCTTGTTCGCTTCGTCTGTCGCGGAGCCGGTGGCCATGCGCGCCGATCTTACACACGTGGACAGCGGCCGCGGCTTCACCAAGCACGAGCTCCTCAGCCGGATGGCCGCCCGGTCCAAGGTCCGCATGGCGACCCTACGCTCGTCGGGCAGCGCCCCGGCGGTGACCGTGCCAGTAGCCCGGGGCGGCTTGGACGTGGGTTTTTCCGAGTACCTCGTCCACTTGGGCGTCGGCACGCCGCGCCCGCAGCGCGTGGCGCTGACGCTAGACACCGGCAGCGACCTCGTCTGGACGCAGTGCGCTTGCGCGGCCTGCTTCGACCAGCCGTTCCCGGTCctccgcgcctccgcctccagcACCTTTCGCCGCGTCCCGTGCTCCGACCCTCTCTGCGGTCACGCCGTGTACCTCCCGGTCTCCGGGTGCGCCGCCAGAGACAGGTCCTGCTTATACGCCTACGGCTACGGCGACAATTCGGTCACCACTGGCAAGGTCGTCGAGGACACTTTCACATTCAATGCTCTCGGGGGCAAGAAGCACGCCGCCGTGGCCGTGCCCAACCTCCGGTTTGGCTGCGGCATGCTCAACGTCGGCCTCTTCAAGTCGAACGAGTCCGGCATCGCCGGCTTCGGGCGCGGCCCGTTGTCGCTGCCGTCGCAGCTCAAGGTCGGCAGGTTCTCCTACTGCTTCACGGCCATCATAGAGTCGAGGACCAGCCCGGTGTTCCTGGGCGGCAGGCCGGACAACCTTGAAGCTCATGCCACGGGGCCCATTCAGTCCACCCCGTTCGCCCCAGGCCCTGCGGGTGCGCCTGTGGGTAGCTCGCCATTCTACTACCTTTCCCTCAGAGGAGTCACCGTCGGCAAGACGCGGCTGCCGTTCAACGCGTCGGCGTTCGCGCTCAAGGGCGATGGCTCCGGCGGGACGATCATCGACTCCGGCACGGCCATCACGACCTTCCCACAGGCCGTGTTCCAGAGCCTCCGTGAAGCGTTCGTGGCGCAAGTACAGCTACCTGTCGCCAACGGCTACACCGACGCCGACGGCAGGCTGTGCTTCTCCCTCCCGGCGATGAAGAAGGCGCCCGCCGTGCCGAAGCTGATCCTCCACCTGGAGGGTGCAGACTGGGACCTTCCACGGGACAACTACGTGCTGGATAACGACGACGACGGCACCGGCGCGGGCAGGGAGCTGTGCGTGGTGATATCTTCGGCGGGCAAGAGCGACCAGACAACCATCGGCAACTTCCAGCAGCAGAACACACACATCGTCTACGACCTGGAGAGCGACAAGATGGTCTTTGCGCCTGCGCGCTGCGACAAGCTCTGA